The Dasypus novemcinctus isolate mDasNov1 chromosome 11, mDasNov1.1.hap2, whole genome shotgun sequence DNA window GCATGAAGCGCCTGGGAGACTTTCTGAACTTGGAGAGATGGCTGGGGCGCAGGAGGGGACTTTACTGCTGGGGGAAGTGCTGATCAGGTATTCGCACACCACTCTTAAGGTGTGGAGTGAGCAGGATTTCGAGACCCTGAGACAGAAGCTGTTGCCCACCTACCCAGCTGTGCACTACTTCAGGAGGTGAGAAGCCTACTGGCCTGGAAGCTTGTTCTCagaccaggaggctctgggctctgCCATCCCTTCCCTAGCCTGCCTGCACCCTCCTCCCTCTTTGCCAGTGTTCTCTCCCTATGGGTGTGAAGCAGGAGAGGGTGGAACCAGGAAACTCCTATCTCTTCAGCCCATCTCCTCCTATACAAGGGCTGCTGAGCTTTGTTCTGGGGCATGACCCagcaacaaggaaaaaaaaaaaaagtagctggTGAGAGCTGGGAGacaagggaggggaagagggaggaacgTGGGATGGGGTatttctcttcctgcctttcggGCTATTAAACGGGGCTTGGCTTTCAGCGGACTCATTGGCAGTGGCCTCTGCATCTTCTCCAAACACCCAATCCAGGAACTCACCCAGCACGTTTATACCCTCAACGGCTACCCCTACATGGTAAGTCTGCCCTCTGACCTCCTCCACTCCTTTCCTCACCTCCTGCCTCCCATTAACATAAGGTGGGGCTGCAGGAATAGGCAGAAAGAAGGTAGCAGTGCCCTGCAGCTCCCTCTCCCCAGTAGCCTGACTCCCTGCCACTCCTGCTGCAGATCCAACATGGAGACTGGTTCTGCGGGAAGGCCGTGGGGCTGCTGGTGCTCCACCTAAGCGGACTGGTGGTCAACGCCTACGTGACCCATGTGAGTGAAGCCAGCAGAGCTTAGGACTGGGACCGGAGAGCTGGGACTCCCCTAATTATGTTCTTTGGGGATGAGGAGCGGGGCAAAATCTAaggtggagtgggtgtagctccctggcttgagcccctgcttcccatgtatgaggtcccaggttcaatccccgatacctcctgaaaaaaaaaaatctaaaatggcAGTAGCCAAGGTTCAAGCTTTTTGTACCAAGTACCATGCCGAGTGACAGACACAAGTTTAATTTAGATACACTTCCTGTCCCTGGGTTTCTCCATCTTATCTGCTGTCATCTCTTCTGTCTTGCTTAGCTTCTTGCCGAGTACAGTCGACAGAAGGATGTCTACCTAACACATCGCGTGGCCCAGGCTTGGGAACTGGCCCAGTTCATCCAGTGTGTGAGCCTGGGTTTGacaggggaagtggggtgggccCAGGGGCTGAGGGGTGGCCAATGCCCCATTTATAGGGCAGAGCTGGTGAGGGAAGAACGCCTGCCTCACTTGCCTGGCTCCCCCAGCCACACATCCAAAAGGGCAGACGTGGTTCTATTGTGTGGGGACCTCAACTCGCACCCCAAAGACCTGAGCTGCTGCCTGCTGAAGGAGTGGATGGGATTGCGTGATGCCTTCCTCGAGACTCGGGACTTCAAGGTGAGGACCTGCCTGATCGTCTCTGGCCCcagcttctcttcctcctcctcctcccgcatCCTAGTATGAGCACCTCTTCACCTAGGGCTGTGAAGAGGGCTGTACAATGGTACCCCAGAACTGTTACGTCAACAAGCAGGAATTGGAGCCCTTTCCCTCTGGCATCCGCATCGACTATGTGCTGTACAAGGTCAGGCCTCCTCACTAGCCTCTACTCACTGCACCTCTTCCTGTTTTGCCAGCCTTTGCTGGGCCTTTGTCCAACTCATCTAGTCTTGGATCCCTGGTGCCTGGAGCATGGGATGGCCAGGAGCTGGCACCCTGACGTACATGCTGCTTTCTGGCCCTTTCTTCGTAGGCAGTCTCTGGGTTTTACATCTCCTGTAAGAACCTCAAAACCACTACTGACCATGACCCTCCTGGCGTCACGCCCCTCTCTGATCATGAGGCCCTGATGGCtactctgtgtgtgaggcacagCCCACCACAGCACGGTCCTAGCCCCACCCGCGGTGAGTCACCCCCATCCTTTCCCCTGGCACTTCCCTATCTCAAGACAGCACCTCTCCACTCTAACCatctctctcccaccccactgCCTTGTTCTAGGACCAGTCGAGCAGTCGCCATTGATCACTGTGCTGAGAGAGGCCTGGACGgagctgggcctgggcctggctCAAGCTCACTGGTGGGCCACATTGGCTGGCTATGTGATTGGTCTGGGGCTGCTTCTCCTGGTGCTGCTGTGTGCTCTGGCAGTTGCAGGAGGGACCTGGGAAGTTGTCATGCTGCTCTTCACCCCCAGTGTGGGAATGGTGCTGGGGGCGGGAGCAGTCTATTTTTTCCACATGCAGGAGGCTAAGGGCTTATGTCGGGTCCAGGCCGAGCTCCAGCAAGTGCTGGGCAGGGCaagggaggcccaggatttgggCTTAGAGCCTCAGCCAGTTGAGCTCCTAGGGCAGCAGGAGGGGGACAGAGCTGAGGAACAACAATAAAGCTTGACACTCTTGATGGCTGTCTTTTTCTTTGTAGAGGCATGACGGGGGCCAAGAGTCAGTGCAGGGGTCAGAATGCTAGGCCTTAAGGCTCTTACACATCTATCCTCCCTGTGTATCTCCCCCCTCCACCTGCATGAAGCCTGAGCCCTGTGTGTggcagaaatatttttattgtaaaagtgaGGTCCTCTCCCAGGCCTCCCAGACAAGCAGGGGTGTGGGTTGTGCTGTCCCGGGGCAAGGTTGTGACATCAGGCACTGGGCAGGAGGCATCCCTCCATCTATGAGGGGTCCAGTGGGCATCTTTCCTctagggagggaggcagggaaggaggcgCTCTTCTAGCCCTGGGCTCCACTCCCCGAGGCCAGCTCACTGAGCCTGCATTCCTCCTGGAAGCGGATGAGGGCATCTCGCTCATTTACCACGTCCACCAGCTTCCTCAGGACCTGGTCCTCAGCCTGCCGGTCAGCGGCTGTCTTTAGGGTTTCTGAAGGGAGGAGGTGAAGCTTAGGGATCAGAGAACTGGGCAGGGAGGTAGGAGAGACACAACCTAATCCCTGCCCATGTGACTTTAACAGCCTAGTCTGTAGAAAGGAGGTTCCCTAACACCAGTGTTTTGGCATTATTTAGCAGCAGCATTGTTTCAGAGATGTGTGTGAAAGTTCAGTGGTGTAGCTCTAGATGAGCTGAAGGGAGAGGTGGCTGTAAAGCCCCATTCTCTGGTTCCCCCCTTGACTTGTCTCAGCTGCTTGGTCTGTGTCTGAGGTCACGAGGTTGTGCAACACCAGCCCCGTGACCTCTGCCTCTCGCTGAGCCCGGCTTACCTTCCCTGTTCATGTAGCTTCGTAGTTCCTGGTCCAGCTGCCACTGTTTCTCCTCCAGGTGCAGCTCCTTCGCCCTGTGGAGGTCAGAAATAGATGGGGCACAGCTGCCCAGGGAGCCCCAAGGACCTTGCTGGGGCCTGGTTCAGAGGTCACtgtcaccaccccacccccacttacGTGATCATGAGCTCAGCCTCCTCAGCCACCAGGCTGTTCTTCTTCTGCACGAGCTGTAGCAACTGTTCTACCCACAGTGCCTTTTGCTGTTCTGGAGAACctgagaaaaaggaagaacagGGAAGGGTAATCGAGGCATCTGTCTTGTGAGGGTTATAAGCATCATGGGCTTAGGGGCAGCAGGGCCCAAGGAAAGGGATATGGCAGGTGTGTGCTCGGCCAGGGGAGCCTGCTACAGGCCAGACCCTGATGGGCTGAGGAATTTCTGGGGGCTGAACACTGTGCTGGGAGGCAGAGAGGCATCCTAGTTTCTCCCTTCCCCTTACGTCACTCACTGCTCTGGCTTCTCAAGGCCAGTTCCAGCTTCACTCCCTTGGCCTCCAGCTCCTTCAGAGCAGCCTCAATCTCATTTAGTCTCCGCTGGGCAGCCTGATGGTACAAGACAGGAGGCTCAGAAGTCTTTGGATTGCTCAAGAATGGGCAGTTGGGGGACTCTGAGCCCACCTCAGAACTTCTGGGAACACCTGACCGCACCTGGGCCTTGCAGAATCtcttcatctcctcctccctggcACGGCGCAGCAGAGTCCGACGCCACGTTGGGTATTTGTTCATGGTGTCTGAGTTCTTGGCCAAGGACAGCAGGGTCTGTGGCAGGATCAGGCCATTTGGGGTAGGGTCAGGCCCCCTGGCGGATGGGGCTTGGGGAAACACTTCAGAAGGGGCAGGAAAAAACCTGGGCTGGAAGGGGTTGGGGTGAGTTCTGGCAGAAAAGATAAGAGGCCTAGGGACAGGAAAGAGGCAAACTGGGTGAGGAGACATTCCACGAGGGGCTCAGCGGAAAGAGCATGGGGTAGACTTTATGGGGGGCGGGGATTTAGTGCACACAGGCTGGCCTGAGCAAAACAGACTGTCAGGGTCCCTCCCACTCACCTGCTCTATTTCTGAGTCCAAAGCTacatcttcctcttcctcctcctcttcactgGAGGGGGCactcccttcttcctcctccatGGCCACAAGAACTGAGCTAGGGATCCGGATCCCTGAGCAGAGGGAGGTAGACATAACTTGGTCCCCACGTCCTCCCTCTCCATCCCCAGGATCCTCTGTATAGGAGTCCTAGGGCCACCTACCCCCTGCTCCAGCTCCACCCTGGGTCGGCACATCTGTGGGCAGAGGAGAACAGTTACCTTGAGGTCCCTGTGCTGGCACCCCCCAACCCACAAAGCTGCCCACCAGGGCCTGGCGAGCCAGGGCAGAGCAGCTGCGGGGGGGCTTGGGTGGGGGCTCCGTTTCCGGCTCAGGGGTAAGGTGAAGGGAAGACAACCACTGGCGTTCTGGGCTGGAGAGGCGGATCAGCTGTCGGGTAGGCTGCGGGGGGCTTGGAATGGGACTGGTGCCCTCCTGGGGGACTGCGGGAGCCGAGGGTGCTGATGGCATGCCATCGTTGCTAGGTGCGGGTAGCTCCTGTAAAAGCCGCGTGGTCGGGTCAGTGTGGGCGAGGCCGCCCTTCTGAGAATCGCTCTGGCACAAGCTCACTTGAACTTTGACCCAAGTGACAGGCAGTGTTGTAGATATTTAGGATACATCAATAAGTGAGACAAAAAGCACCCTCGTGGAGCTGACATTCTAGTGCAGGAGGACATTCAGTCACCCCCGGCAAAGGAGGCTGGGCTGGAGACCCCCCTTCCTCTTCTCTACCCCACCAACATGCACACGAGCACACTCACAGTCACAGCTTTTACCGGGCTCTCGGGGCCTCGGTCACCGCCATCCTCTTTGTGGCCTGGCTGTGGCAGGTGCTGAAGGCAGTAGAAATGCCCTGGTAGGGTGGAAAGGGCATTTCTGTGCCCAGCACTCAGGGTTTCTCAGGGAAGGGGGCAGTGGGCCAGGAGGTGGTGAGTGGTGGGACAGACATGACTGAGTTTGCAGATTAATTTATGACAGTCTCCTGGTTCCTTAGAACCCCACATCTGATCCTTGGAAGGGACAGGAAGGACCCAAACTCGGGGAAAAGTGGCATCTTGAATCCGTATCTGCCTCGTGCCCAACATCCAGTGCCCTCCATCCTGGAACTACTATGCCCGCCAGGCAGGGCCAGGCCCCAGGCCCTCTGGAAACTCCATGTCCACTTACCATCTCCTGGGTGCTGCCCGTAGCCACTTGGCCACAGTGTGGCCTCACAGACGTGGCAACGGAAGCAGCTCCGGTGGAAGAAATGGCCGTCGGCACAGAGGCGTTCCAGGATATAGAGGTGTTCCCCACAGATTGCACACAGGTCGTCGGCACCAGCCTGCATGTCCCCCCAGGCCGCAAGGTCAGCGGGAGCCCGCGCAGGCTGCAGAGTTCTTCCCTTCCCCTGAAACACCTTCCCCCCCGCCTCTGCCTGCAATCAGGGCCCTGACTCTCACCTCCTGGTGATGGGACGGGGGTGTCGGGATTACATCGGGCTCTGGGACAGGCAACTCCTCAATATTTGGGTTCTCCACCTCTACCTAAGTGGGGGTAAGTGCTCAGCTGGGGACTGGGTGTGAGCAGATGAATAGAAAGGGCAGGAGGTGGAAGGGCAGTGAGACTCAGAAGGGAGGCAGAATGGGGGATAGCCAGACTTGGGATGGGGAGCAAAACAAGGGGGACAGGACATAGGGGAGCTAGCACCCGAGGAAGGGAGGCAGAGAACCACCCAGGCCCTGCCTGCATTTACCTCTACACGAGGCTTCTTGCCACCAGCATCTCCTCCATTTTCCTACAACAAGGCCTTCACTCTGAGCATGGGGCTCAGAGCCTGCAGCCCTCCCCTATTCCCCTATTACAAATGTCCTCCCCACTTTCACCCCAGGAACCCCCACTGGGCactcctccagccccagccctgcccagcctccccaCCTGGGCCCGGGTCCGTTGCAGTGTCCTCTGCAGTTTGCCAAGGAAGAGTACGGCACTGGGGGTCCCCAGAGAGCCCTGACTGGCAGGGCCTGCAGAGAGAGGTGGGGTGTCAGCATAGATGGGGGTCCTGTACTATATCCCAGGAACAGAGAGCCCCACTCCAGCCCACCTCCCCTATGCTAGCTCTGAGAGGGTGCCCTGGCCCCTCTCTCACACTCACACCCAACCTCCCCCCACACCCACGTCCCACCAGCTGACCCTCCCTGTCACCTGGGCTGTGGGGCCTGTCCTTGAAGGCACTGTGGAAGTGGCTGAGGTAGGCGATGAGGCCCAGTGGGTCACTCCCTGCCACCACTGCCTGTGCGGACAATACCGGTGTGATGCCCAGCTCCTGCTCTGCCACCTTCAGTGCCCAGGCGGTTGCTTCcagagcccccaccccctgcacgTCTGAGGGTTCCCTGTGAGATGTGGGATAGAGAAGTCAGTGGGGGACAAGAGCCTGGCCCCgttgtggggagagggaaggagaagtaGGGCCTGCAGGATGGGAGGGGCAGGGGTCTGGGAACAAAAGGATGGAGAGGCATGGACGTGCTTCTCTCTGCCACCTCTCCCTCCCATCCCCAGTGAGAGCTGCTCCGGCCCTGGGGGCTCTCGACCACTCACAAAGCTCTCCCCTATCTTGGTGCGTGGGGTTCTCACAGACTCTCAGCTGGGCAGAGACAGGAGTACCGCCTCCAGGGAGGGGCACTGATGGCACAGGGTTGTTAGCGAGTGGTAGAGCGGGGCTCAGCTGGGTGCAGTCTCACCTACTTGGGGACTTCCCTACCATGGCACACTGGAGTCAGGGAGGGGTAGGAAAGAGCGTGTGCTCTGGGGGCCCCCCTCTCCGCTCCCCACTCACAGCAGGCCAGGCTGCAGCCGGTGCACCAGGGCACATAGAGCCAGCCCGTCAGcccaggaggaggccaggtcGGTGACATGGACCCCCGGGTACCCTGCCGTCTGCTCCTGGCACCAGCGCATCAGCTCCTCCTGGGTGCCTGCCGACCCTGGGGGAGAAGGCTGTGCTGTGTACCCACCCCCCTCAGGCTCACAGAGAGCCCCGTTGGCAGACTGTGGGGTccgtatgggaggagtggggaaccCGCCTAATGCTCACTGTCGGCAGCACCTCTTCCACCCCAATTTCCTCATTAAGAAACCCCTTTTTGCAATAAAGTGGGGGAATGAATAAAGCAAAATCCCTATTAGCCACAGAGAGGGCAGCAGGCTGTGAACTGAGGGGCAAAGGAGGCCAAGAAACTGAAAGGAGAGGCGTGTTTGGGATTTGCTCAGCTGGAAGGGGTCAGGCAGAGAGCTGGGAACAGAGCACAGACACCGAAAGTGTACACTGCCATGGCTGGAGCGGCCCAGCGCCCGGGTTGATGGCCTGGCCGCACCGGCTCCTGTCGCGAGGCTGCAGCTGCTCTGACTGGCCATGCCTGTACCCCACCGGGTGGTAGATAGTTTGACTCCCCTGGAGCGGGGCTTGCTCACCGGTGACTAGCCTTCCCGCATCTGTCTTGTCACTCTTCTTCTGCACAGAGTCCTTGGCCACCAAGTCATACAGGTCTCGGACCTAAGGCAGCCCCTCCCAGGTCTCGAGGCAGGCTCACCACTTCCCACCTCAGCCCatggggggccctgggggagCACTGACAGGGGCCTAGGAGAAAGCCTGCCCTGGGGGCTGACTTGGGGAACGTGGGGGGGAAGGGTGATCTGACCTGATTGGGGGTTACAGCCCGGAGGTTCAGGTTGGGGTAGCGGGTGGCTGGGTCCAGCCCATAGTGGGCCACATTGCGGTGCATGTTTTCTGGGGATGTCTGTGACAGGAGCTGGTACAGGCTCTcactggggagggtggggcaggggcatgAGTGGGGGGGGGACACCCATCATACCCACCCTTCAAGAACTGCCAGGCCTTCTCTTCATTCCCTTCGTCCATTCCTCCACGTATTCACCCAGCACCCCCTAGTCCCATATCCAGCCCCCAATCCCTACCCAGGCCTCACCGCTCAGCCAACACCTCCAGGGGCCCAGTGCCCTCTGCCCACCGCTTCACCATCCAGGCTGCATCAAAGGCTGCCAAGAAGCCCCGGGCCACACCAGTGCCCAGGGGCCAGAAGGGCTGCAGGGTCAGAGGGAGAGGAGGCAGTTCAGCCAGAGGCCAAGGGGAGAGTCCCACAGCCCAGATGTCCCGCAAGGTCATGTTACTTGCAGCCTCTCCCCTCCACCAAGCAGCCCTCAGCTCCACCCCTCCACAAGCCAACCTTTCGCATCCCTTCTTCTGTTTAGGAAGCTTCCTACTCCAGCCAGGGAGCCCTTGTACCTCTGCCTCTCAAATACCAGAAAGCCCCTCCTTTTGCCAGTCAGGAACCTCGTACCCCCTCACCTCCACCAGGCAGTCTCCCACCAGACCCAGCAGCAGGCGGGCACCGTGCTTCTCTTGGACACGAGCAGAGCTCTCCGCCCGCATCATGCTTGTGAAGTCAAAGGCCGAGATGTCGGGCCGCCCGTGGGCATCCTGGGCAAACTCCAGCTTCCCGAGCTTGCCATGAGTGGCGAAGTCAGCAGCTGCCCGGGCAAAGCGCTGCAGAGCCTCGGGCACCACGTTGGCATTGCCCAGCAGCCGATCCGTGTCCGGCCAGTCCTACAGGCCAACAGATCAGAACCAGCAGGGTCAATGCCAGTCCCACCCACTGGGTATGCAAGGTGTACATCCTAAGGCCCTGAGAAGCAAAGGGGCTTCCCCAGACCACACAGCATTTGAAGGCTGGGCCTGGATAGAATTGAAAGGTCCTGCCTCCCAGGCCCAAGCCCTTCCCCAGCACCCATCCTGCCCCTGTGGGTCCCAGGCCCCACCCTGCCTCTGGGACTTAATAGCATTGCTGTCACATGCTGGCTTTGGACAGGTGACTGaacctctcagagcctcagttttcccgTGATTTACAGATAATGTACCTGACTCTCAAGGTGCTCTTGAGAATTAAACGAGAAAACAGACTTAGAGTTCTCAACACAGTACCTACCACATGGTCTGCACTTGCCTGGTTCATTCATCCAGCATGAGATTCATGGAGTGCTTACTCtacaccaggcactgttctaggcactgggacTCAGCAGGAagcaaaagacaaagagacaacAATCCTGCCCTCCTAGAGCTTATGTCTGCAGTACTGTGGCTGATGTAAGGTGTTTAGCTCAGAATAGGACTCCTGGGGGCCATATCACAATCTCAGGAAAAAGAGCTTGTGCAGATGGAGGATATGGCAGGATGGAGACAGGAGAGGCTGGGTCCCTCCACACTCAGGGTTGTCTGTGTCCAGGCCTGGCCTCTACCTCCCAGGGCCACTGACCTCGCACACCCCACACCCTGGCCCAGGCCCCACCTGGTGCAGCACCCCCAGTCGCAGCAGGCACTGCTTCTTGGCTGTCATCACAAAGTAGTGGGTGTCATCCTTGTAGTACACAATGTTCTCCAGATCGATACCTGGGggcacagggcaggggcaggaatGCGCCTCCTCCTGGATAGGcatcccctctccccactccccagcaTGACCTGACCTCTGACAGCTACGACCACAGCTTAGGCTGTAGTGAGTGGTCATACACAGGGCCCCCCCGAGTTCTGGGTGGCTCCAAGGGCCATCTGTCCCAGGCCCAGAAGGCCTGCGGGGTTGGGCAAACAGAAATGTGGGTAGAGTGGCAGCTGGGAGACCTGCACCACATGGTCACATGCTTGCGGACAACACCCCGGCTTCTTGAAGTGGGATGTTACACGCCCCAGGGGGTGTGGCAGTGTGATGCCAGAGTACACATAAGACAGCTCCCTGAAGTACCAGTATCATTTTGAATTCGTATCATTTAGAGCACAAAGCAAAACTGCCATGCATTGTGTGAAATATTTCAAAGACACGTCAAGCTGGCTGGTCAAGTAAGTCTGTGCCTGCTAAATTCCCAGGGCTCAGGTCCTTTCCCCTTGGCCTCCAAGACCCCAAAGATGGAATCAGATTCCTTGGACTGAGGACAGGTCTGGGAGGGAGAGGCGAGGGCCAGCCCCAGccaggaagggggaagggaagccCGTGAGAGGGGCCCTGACCTGTAGCCTTGAGCAGGCTCTGGAAGAAGCCCTGGTTGTAGATCCTGGCCACACCGCTGATTTCAGGCACCTGCGTCTCCTCCATGGTGCGCTTGTTCACAAAGTTGGCTGTGATGCCAATGGCCAGTTTGCCACGCATTTCTCGCACTGTGAAGCCTGGGGAGAGGGCATCAGGAGATGTTGGGTGGTAGAAGAACTAGGAGTATAACAATCTAAACAGGCCCGGGGGAGCCCAAGATGCTGGCTTCTTTGAGGCACTCACCTTCAGGGACAAATTTACCTCCAGCTGCAGAGATGAGAACATCAAATTCATAGTTGGCCAGtagggctggggggctgggctgGAGCTGGGCACGCCAGCCACTCCCTGGGGCAGAAGGCATGACAGGCACAAGGTGTGGAGGTCAGAAGGGGCTCTTACACTCCCAGGATGAGCAAGTCAAACAATTAAAGTACATGTgtaaggagtggatgtggctcaagtagttaagggcctgtcttccacatgggaggtcccagattccattcccagtgcctcctaaagaagacaaacaatgagcagacaacaagcagacattgagcaaaatcAACAAGTGGACAACCAACCaaaggagcagacaatgagcaaaaaacacctcaaatgagcagggagcagatgtggctcaaggaattgagtgcccacttcccacattgGACGTCCCAgttgtttccagtgcctcctaaaggaaaaaaccccacaaaaacagacaactagcacacagcaagcagaaacaatgaacagacaatgagctcaaacaaagagcaaaaacaatgagcaaacagacaaggaagccatCTCAGCTGGGGAAAAATACCTGTGTAAAGGACTTCCCAGTAAGAGAGCAATGGCACACAGTCTAACATTACACCTTCACAATAGCCATGGCAGGTAGGTAAGGAAGAacatgttattttcattttacaggtaCTCAAACTGAGGCGCAGAGTGGTTTGCCAAAGCCCCACTAATTAGAGAGGGGACGCGGCAAACTCCCAATCCCACCCTTTTCTCTCCAAAGGACAAGGTCTCCATGGTGGGTGGGGGTTTCCAGGAGCAGAGTACTTACCCTTTCTGGGAGGGGGTTGGAGGCCACTGAAAGTGACACCCCAGTGAATTTCCACCCCCAGCAGTAATGCCACCTTCAGCAGGATCAGCTGAAGCTGCCGGATGCCTGGAAGGGAGGAGGTCATTAGGAACAGACACCCCACGCTGCACAGCCTCCCCAAGCACCAGTGTGTGCCCAGTCTCACTGCCCATTTGACATATGAGGGACCTGGGTCCTGAAGGCCACCTGGCCGAAGTGACTCTTGTCCACTCTGCCTCTTGGCTGACCCAGTGGCCCCCACTCTGGCCTGCCTCTGGACCCAGGCTCACCCGCCCCTCTAAGCCACCACGTGGTGCTCACTGATGTGGTCCAGGGTGCCTGTGCAGAAGCGCCCATAGAACTTCTTGGCCCCGAGTGCCCGCAGGTCATGGATGGTGAAGGGCCAGAGGTGCAGCACGTTGTGGCGAGAGAACTTGGTGCGCTTTTCCACCAGCACCACGCGGGCCCCCAGCAGTGCCAGCTCCACAGCAGCCCTCAGTCCACAAGGGCCAGCGCCCACCACCAGGCACTGCAGACGCACAAGACAGTGTGGGTGAGGCGTCCCCTCCGCCTCTGACTGCCCCCTACTCTCCATGCCCTATCGAGGGCACCCTGTATCCACCTTGGTGCTGGTGCAGGCCCGGCCCTGCTGGTAGACAGGCTGGCCGGCGCGCTTGTCCAGTTTGGCCCACAGCGACTTGGCGCTCCAGTAGTTGAGCTGGTCCTTGATCTTGTGGTACTGGGACAGCCCCCCGCCAGGCTCTACATCCAGAGCCTGGCACAGCCCCTGGAAGCTGCTCAGCACATCCTGGCACAGCTGGGCCTGCAGAAAGCTCTCAAAGTGGGCATGCGCTGGGTTGGTGGGTGTGGGTGACGACATGGAGGCCCCCGGGGCTCTCAGGAAGGGGGACAGCTGGGCAGAGGCGAGTGGCTtctggaaagggagagggagagggggaggagtctgcagaagggaggaggggaaaaggaagggcaagagaagagagcagctggtGACCCCTGTGGATTCACTCACCTCAAATTGGCTctgctcctccctccctgcccctccccagccaagATTCTACTCCACCCCCAGGGAAATTTGCTgaatttggaaaggaaaactGCAGCCCTAGGCACGGGGAGGCGGCGAGCCTTCTGCTCAGCCTTGCCTGCCAGGGCTCTCTGAGCGCGGTGGAGCCCAAGGGGCGGGAATGCTCAGACGTGGGGGGCGCAGGCTGCCCGGGAGGAAGGCTTTCCTTGCGCTGGGACAGGGGCAGCTCTAataccccctcccccagctgctgGGCGCCTGCACTGCCCCTTCTCACCCTACACCTTAAGGAGCCAGGCGCCTCACGTGCCACTCTGAGTGTGCAGTTGTTTTCTGCCAGGGACAAAGTTTTCCTCCTCTGCTGTCGTGCTCTTCGGGGAGGGGGTTTGGGGGGCGGCGGCGCAGTCTCTAATCAGGTAGGTTCCACCTCCCACCTTCAAAACTACCGCAACAGTCAGAGGATGTTGCGACTGACAGACGCGAGGCCTGCGTCTATTTCTGACTCACTGTGGTCACGCCACTTCCCCGAGAAGTTCTCTGCTCCAGCGGGCCC harbors:
- the MICAL1 gene encoding F-actin-monooxygenase MICAL1 isoform X3, producing the protein MSSPTPTNPAHAHFESFLQAQLCQDVLSSFQGLCQALDVEPGGGLSQYHKIKDQLNYWSAKSLWAKLDKRAGQPVYQQGRACTSTKCLVVGAGPCGLRAAVELALLGARVVLVEKRTKFSRHNVLHLWPFTIHDLRALGAKKFYGRFCTGTLDHISIRQLQLILLKVALLLGVEIHWGVTFSGLQPPPRKGSGWRAQLQPSPPALLANYEFDVLISAAGGKFVPEGFTVREMRGKLAIGITANFVNKRTMEETQVPEISGVARIYNQGFFQSLLKATGIDLENIVYYKDDTHYFVMTAKKQCLLRLGVLHQDWPDTDRLLGNANVVPEALQRFARAAADFATHGKLGKLEFAQDAHGRPDISAFDFTSMMRAESSARVQEKHGARLLLGLVGDCLVEPFWPLGTGVARGFLAAFDAAWMVKRWAEGTGPLEVLAERESLYQLLSQTSPENMHRNVAHYGLDPATRYPNLNLRAVTPNQVRDLYDLVAKDSVQKKSDKTDAGRLVTGSAGTQEELMRWCQEQTAGYPGVHVTDLASSWADGLALCALVHRLQPGLLEPSDVQGVGALEATAWALKVAEQELGITPVLSAQAVVAGSDPLGLIAYLSHFHSAFKDRPHSPGPASQGSLGTPSAVLFLGKLQRTLQRTRAQENGGDAGGKKPRVEVEVENPNIEELPVPEPDVIPTPPSHHQEAGADDLCAICGEHLYILERLCADGHFFHRSCFRCHVCEATLWPSGYGQHPGDGHFYCLQHLPQPGHKEDGGDRGPESPVKAVTELPAPSNDGMPSAPSAPAVPQEGTSPIPSPPQPTRQLIRLSSPERQWLSSLHLTPEPETEPPPKPPRSCSALARQALVGSFVGWGVPAQGPQGNCSPLPTDVPTQGGAGAGGIRIPSSVLVAMEEEEGSAPSSEEEEEEEDVALDSEIEQTLLSLAKNSDTMNKYPTWRRTLLRRAREEEMKRFCKAQAAQRRLNEIEAALKELEAKGVKLELALRSQSSSPEQQKALWVEQLLQLVQKKNSLVAEEAELMITAKELHLEEKQWQLDQELRSYMNREETLKTAADRQAEDQVLRKLVDVVNERDALIRFQEECRLSELASGSGAQG
- the MICAL1 gene encoding F-actin-monooxygenase MICAL1 isoform X8, which translates into the protein MSSPTPTNPAHAHFESFLQAQLCQDVLSSFQGLCQALDVEPGGGLSQYHKIKDQLNYWSAKSLWAKLDKRAGQPVYQQGRACTSTKCLVVGAGPCGLRAAVELALLGARVVLVEKRTKFSRHNVLHLWPFTIHDLRALGAKKFYGRFCTGTLDHISIRQLQLILLKVALLLGVEIHWGVTFSGLQPPPRKGSGWRAQLQPSPPALLANYEFDVLISAAGGKFVPEGFTVREMRGKLAIGITANFVNKRTMEETQVPEISGVARIYNQGFFQSLLKATGIDLENIVYYKDDTHYFVMTAKKQCLLRLGVLHQDWPDTDRLLGNANVVPEALQRFARAAADFATHGKLGKLEFAQDAHGRPDISAFDFTSMMRAESSARVQEKHGARLLLGLVGDCLVEPFWPLGTGVARGFLAAFDAAWMVKRWAEGTGPLEVLAERESLYQLLSQTSPENMHRNVAHYGLDPATRYPNLNLRAVTPNQVRDLYDLVAKDSVQKKSDKTDAGRLVTGSAGTQEELMRWCQEQTAGYPGVHVTDLASSWADGLALCALVHRLQPGLLEPSDVQGVGALEATAWALKVAEQELGITPVLSAQAVVAGSDPLGLIAYLSHFHSAFKDRPHSPGPASQGSLGTPSAVLFLGKLQRTLQRTRAQENGGDAGGKKPRVEVEVENPNIEELPVPEPDVIPTPPSHHQEAGADDLCAICGEHLYILERLCADGHFFHRSCFRCHVCEATLWPSGYGQHPGDGHFYCLQHLPQPGHKEDGGDRGPESPELPAPSNDGMPSAPSAPAVPQEGTSPIPSPPQPTRQLIRLSSPERQWLSSLHLTPEPETEPPPKPPRSCSALARQALVGSFVGWGVPAQGPQGNCSPLPTDVPTQGGAGAGGIRIPSSVLVAMEEEEGSAPSSEEEEEEEDVALDSEIEQTLLSLAKNSDTMNKYPTWRRTLLRRAREEEMKRFCKAQAAQRRLNEIEAALKELEAKGVKLELALRSQSSSPEQQKALWVEQLLQLVQKKNSLVAEEAELMITAKELHLEEKQWQLDQELRSYMNREETLKTAADRQAEDQVLRKLVDVVNERDALIRFQEECRLSELASGSGAQG